The proteins below come from a single Phocoena sinus isolate mPhoSin1 chromosome 2, mPhoSin1.pri, whole genome shotgun sequence genomic window:
- the RPUSD2 gene encoding RNA pseudouridylate synthase domain-containing protein 2, with protein sequence MWLGGRVWLQVLGQVCFNLRRLTFARTWGARRGPMAETLSTRAQAASGLGAPAQQNGDAGGDARGEQPPGRPEPAGPGVEPAPGDATQAAGSGEQAATAAPGPGKRKKRRGATGERVVPPPKKRRTGVSFGDEHFAETSYYFEGGLRKVRPYYFDFRTYCKGRWVGHSLLHVFSTEFRAQPLAYYEAAVRAGRLHLNEEPVQDLSVVLKDNDFLRNTVHRHEPPVTAEPVRLLAENEDVVVVDKPSSIPVHPCGRFRHNTVIFILGKEHQLKELHPLHRLDRLTSGVLMFAKTAAVSERIHEQVRDRQLEKEYVCRVEGEFPAEEVTCKEPILVVSYKVGVCRVDPRGKPCETVFQRLSYNGHSSVVRCRPLTGRTHQIRVHLQFLGHPILNDPIYNSIAWGPSRGRGGHIPKTDEELLRDLVAEHQAKQSLDVLDLCEGDLSPGLPDSTAPSSELGKDCLGELAASAQKMDGAVEAGPQDLDTVPLASGKATEIDVVDQETDPLCAECRLVRQDPLPQDLVMFLHALCYKGPDFEYFSPMPAWAQDDWQED encoded by the exons ATGTGGCTGGGCGGCCGCGTGTGGCTCCAGGTTTTGGGGCAAGTGTGCTTCAACCTCCGGCGCCTCACCTTTGCCAGGACTTGGGGTGCCCGTAGGGGCCCCATGGCGGAAACACTTTCGACCAGGGCCCAGGCAGCTAGCGGGCTGGGGGCTCCGGCTCAGCAAAATGGAGATGCGGGTGGCGACGCGAGGGGTGAGCAGCCCCCAGGGCGCCCGGAGCCAGCGGGCCCAGGAGTGGAGCCGGCCCCGGGGGACGCGACGCAGGCCGCAGGGAGCGGGGAGCAGGCCGCGACTGCAGCCCCGGGCCCCGGCAAGCGGAAAAAGCGGCGGGGAGCAACCGGGGAGCGCGTCGTGCCGCCCCCGAAGAAGCGGCGGACAGGCGTTAGCTTCGGCGATGAACACTTTGCCGAGACCAGCTACTACTTTGAGGGCGGCCTGCGCAAGGTGCGGCCCTATTACTTTGACTTCCGAACTTACTGCAAAGGCCGCTGGGTGGGCCACAGCTTGCTGCACGTCTTCAGCACCGAGTTCCGAGCCCAGCCTCTTGCCTACTACGAAGCCGCGGTCAGGGCAGGGCGCCTGCACCTCAACGAGGAACCAGTACAGGACCTCAGCGTTGTGCTCAAG GACAATGACTTCTTACGGAACACAGTGCACAGGCATGAGCCACCAGTTACAGCAGAACCCGTCCGCCTGCTAGCAGAGAACGAAGATGTGGTGGTTGTAGACAAGCCTTCTTCCATTCCTGTCCACCCCTGTGGCCGCTTCCGACACAACACGGTCATCTTCATCCTGGGCAAGGAGCACCAACTCAAGGAGCTACACCCATTGCATCGGCTTGACCGCCTTACCTCTGGGGTCCTTATGTTTGCCAAGACAGCAGCCGTCTCGGAGAGAATTCATGAACAGGTTCGGGACCGGCAG CTGGAGAAGGAGTACGTGTGCCGGGTGGAGGGGGAGTTCCCTGCCGAGGAAGTAACCTGCAAGGAACCCATCTTGGTGGTGTCCTACAAGGTAGGGGTATGCCGTGTAGATCCTCGGGGCAAGCCCTGTGAGACAGTGTTCCAAAGACTGAGCTACAATGGCCACTCCAGTGTGGTACGGTGCCGGCCACTCACAGGCCGCACCCACCAGATCCGAGTCCACCTCCAGTTCCTGGGTCACCCCATCCTCAATGACCCCATCTACAACTCAATCGCCTGGGGCCCCTCCCGAGGCCGAGGCGGCCACATTCCAAAGACAGATGAGGAACTACTGCGGGACCTTGTGGCAGAGCACCAGGCCAAACAGAGTCTGGATGTGCTAGATCTCTGTGAGGGTGACCTGTCTCCAGGACTCCCAGACTCTACAGCCCCTTCCTCAGAGCTGGGCAAAGACTGCCTAGGAGAGTTGGCTGCATCTGCCCAGAAGATGGATGGAGCAGTTGAGGCAGGCCCTCAGGATCTGGACACAGTGCCCTTGGCATCAGGGAAGGCAACGGAAATCGATGTCGTGGATCAAGAGACAGACCCACTCTGTGCAGAGTGCCGGCTAGTGCGACAGGACCCCTTGCCCCAGGACCTTGTGATGTTCCTGCATGCCCTGTGCTATAAAGGGCCAGACTTCGAGTACTTTTCACCAATGCCTGCCTGGGCACAGGATGACTGGCAAGAGGACTGA